The following coding sequences are from one bacterium BMS3Abin14 window:
- the pncC gene encoding nicotinamide-nucleotide amidohydrolase PncC, whose translation MSKSANNIKIEDMLGPICKRMGWYIAVAESCTGGMVGGRITSVPGSSEYFSGGVIAYSNRLKTSLLGVPSELIDEEGAVSESVARAMAIGVIRATGSQVGLSTTGVAGPGSSDKKPPGTVYIAVKTPKVLDVKALSLSGSRREIRELTVSGALYFLVRVLEKADL comes from the coding sequence ATGTCAAAATCGGCCAACAACATTAAGATTGAGGATATGCTGGGCCCCATCTGCAAACGTATGGGATGGTATATCGCGGTGGCCGAATCCTGTACCGGCGGGATGGTCGGCGGGAGGATTACCTCTGTGCCCGGAAGCTCCGAATATTTTTCGGGTGGAGTGATCGCCTATTCCAACCGGTTGAAGACCTCCCTCCTCGGTGTTCCGTCCGAACTGATAGATGAGGAAGGGGCGGTCAGTGAGTCTGTGGCGAGGGCAATGGCCATCGGGGTTATTCGCGCAACAGGGAGTCAGGTCGGCCTGTCGACAACAGGCGTGGCAGGTCCGGGAAGCTCCGATAAAAAGCCCCCCGGCACCGTATATATTGCTGTAAAGACCCCGAAGGTTCTCGATGTAAAAGCCCTGTCTCTTTCCGGCAGCCGGAGGGAGATAAGGGAGTTGACCGTTTCCGGGGCCCTTTATTTTCTGGTGCGAGTCCTGGAAAAAGCGGATTTGTGA
- the pgpA gene encoding phosphatidylglycerophosphatase A, with protein sequence MKDTLVRILATGLGAGYFPVASGTAGTVAAIPLFLLLAQLWGSAGVIAGAVAAALVGIPVSSRMEILLGVKDPKPVVIDEIAGYLVTMAGSPPDILHITAGFFLFRFFDVTKLQPARWLEITLPGGYGIVADDIMAGLFAWGALRVMEWMLL encoded by the coding sequence ATGAAGGATACTCTTGTTCGGATCCTGGCCACGGGGCTGGGCGCCGGTTACTTTCCGGTGGCATCCGGCACAGCCGGAACAGTTGCCGCCATTCCCCTTTTTTTGTTGCTCGCGCAGTTGTGGGGCAGCGCGGGGGTTATTGCGGGCGCCGTTGCAGCTGCCCTTGTGGGCATTCCGGTCTCATCCAGGATGGAGATCCTCCTGGGCGTCAAGGACCCCAAGCCGGTTGTCATCGACGAGATCGCCGGGTATCTGGTCACCATGGCCGGATCGCCTCCGGATATTCTCCACATCACCGCAGGTTTTTTTCTCTTCAGGTTTTTCGACGTGACGAAACTTCAACCGGCGAGATGGCTGGAGATAACGTTGCCCGGGGGGTACGGCATTGTCGCGGATGACATAATGGCCGGCCTGTTTGCATGGGGGGCGCTGCGGGTAATGGAGTGGATGCTCCTTTGA